ACACCTCCGCACCCTTTCGCTTCAAGGCTGGGTTGCGTAGGTATCCGGGCActtggaataaaattaagtCAACGAGGGTGCGTATATTGTCGGAGGGAAAAGCACCACTTGTGTACTCATATATTTCATACCACCGGGCACGATTTTATCTTACTGAATATGGATATGTACACGCGTCATATAACATGTTGCTCGAATCAACTTGAGCCGACGTTACGTCATGGacgtaaaaaatttcggtTCTACCGCACACCCATGATCCACGGGTGAACCCCTCTTCCGTCGCACGTTCGTATACATTCGTATTATCATATAAATCAACGCGAATGAGCGACTCCACCTCGACCCTTCACCGTTCTCTCTTTATCATCCCATTGACTCTCCATTTTTGGTGGAGCATTTACGGTAGCACCTCGGAAGAGAGTAAAAGAGTAACTGATTCGCGAGTCTAAAAAATTTACGACTTCTCTTGAACATTACGAGTTTCCTTAAATACATTTCGAACTTTCCAAGTCTCCGATAGTCATCAGAGTAATTCAACATCCCTCAATTTCCAGATACAAAACAAATGTCCGCGGATATCACGAGCACAAGTCGAGGGTACTTTGGGCgcctttttcaaacttcaaacTCAAGTTACATCTCATGAATAATTCAACCAGTCGGCTCACCGGCCGTTTTATCATACGGTCACAAGTTCGCCGTGATAACGTCTGGCGATTCTGCGTGTGCCAGTGGGTCTGAGGGTCGAGGACAAGGGCTTTCACCGCCTGGAAACCGCCCGCTCTGCAGGTCGGGATTTACGTGGACTCCTGACACCGCCTCGGAAGCTCGCCTCGACCCTGCTGTTCAcgatataggtatgtatgtgcACCGGCTTCTACGAGCGCCTCACAGCCCGCTTAAATATTAATTGTTCCTGGTGGTAGAAGACGGTTGATTACCAACGTCCCACCCTGTAACGGAAAGCTTACGCACGCCACGCCTCGTCTTTTTCACCCGTAACAGTATAGGTGTAAGAAAGGTCATTGCGTGCTTCGGTAAAGGCCTGCTAAtcatttgtgtttttttttttttcatgtgaaGATACGAGCGAGgaataagaagaaagagaaaatttttgctaCAAAATGAATTACggtgaattttgttttttatcttctctcgctgcttttctttttttttttttttttttcttaacctGTCTCGTGAAATTGATAAGCCATTTTCACTAAACAATGACGCACATCCAACACGTGTGTCGAGCTgcgaaattaatttcttttagGAATGTGCAAGTGGGTGACGGGGTGGAGACGGTGTTCGACCGCGGTCAATGCATGTTTAACACGATTCGcgatgttttgttttattattctttcttaCAATCAGTGTTATTATCCTTCTTTTGTTATAAACATTACCCGCTCTCCGCGGgtattcggaaaatttttatcctctcCATACGCAcggtttttcacttttattacaatatatgGAACGCTTCACGAACGGCTGTGCCAAATTCACCTGTACGCTCTcgtgtacacacacacgcacacgcacgcaACGCACGCACATTCGCTGACTCAAGCACCTTTTATACTCGCATGAAATAGCGCCAGGCTTTTAAATGAGGGAAAAAGAGACTCAAAATGATATTAAtgagaaagagggaaaaaagtaaattaaatatcgAACACCGCGGAGGTCGGAGTTGGGCTTGTCTCGTCTACGAATCTGCAGGGAAGGTGTCGAATAGTTCTTCTCGTATGCGATCCCTCAGGGATATTTGTCTCAGGGTGACACTATTAAAGAGCGGCAGACTTATTTGCGGACTCTTGAGGTCATTTTAGAATTCATTCGCCGTCTGGCTAGAGGCTCTTTTTCACCCTTGACGCGACTGATTCATGACTAGCCGTGCCCCGGTCACGatttatatatacctatgagTTTTAGCAGCAGTTGCCGGAAAACaaacgacatttttttttcggttgaTTTTTTCGTATGGATTCGCGAAGTTGCGACTCGGCGCGCCGCGAGAAACGAAATCGCCAAGCTAAAGATTGAACTTTCAAAACTGAGAGAGGACGATTAATCCAGATGAAAGATTACACAAAAGAGACTTTCGCGCCTccccaagaagaaaccttcgcAATTAACCAAAATCTCTCGGCCACTTATCCCCAGGGGTCGGATTATGGACCTCTTTAATTATACCGAAATGAACACCGCCCGTGTAAATTAGCCGACCTCGAGGCATGTCATAGGCTTTATTAAATGATTTACGATAAACAGTAAGACAATTATTAACTGTATATTGCGTAACGTTGAACTGCACTTTGGGCCTGAATTAGAAAGGCTTTCCAACTTGAGTCTGCCTCATTcgctgtataatatatacctcGTGAAATATGAACGGTACCATCGTTTAAATATAACCGACGAGCTTCTCTTTGTGCGAACCTCCACTCATCCCAACAATGGCACTGCAGTGTACAAAACTGATAATTACCGAGTAATATTCATTCGCTGCACGATAATTCTTGCTGAGATCGAGACTTTGTCGAGTGGGTATGACTCGGATTTGAAACCGCGATATCACTGATCCGAGAGAAAACAATTCCCTGATACGTGCAGTCCATTCGTCCCGTCCTTTTGACGGAAAATGAGAGGCCACTTTGACCTGGTGATTCATACTAGATCAGGCTCCTCGTCAATGATGGCAATTACCGAATCAccggcaaaaattttcgtatatCGCCTGCTGAAGTTTCAGTCTAGCAGCACTATTGACGCTCGAATCAATCGTTGGGCACATCCGCACTTCGCAGAGGCATCGTTATTCGACATTAATAACTGAATCACCCAAAGAGGTGAATTCGACATACGTTAATAATGTAGGGATATAGCTGAAAAACGATAAGGATTgttttcgtcaaagtttgaaactTTGATCGTGACGTGAAGGCGATATTTAATAGCGCATTGTTATAATGACGGGCTGCACTCGGAGAAAACTTTTtgctttttgaaaaaaatcaattggtAGACGAATGATAcagacaatttttattttataagtgtACCTTTAAATACGAAATCTCGATTCtaatttaatcaatttaaCGAAATTATAGTTTTCTCACGGTATGTTCAAACTATTGAATACCCTCTGGTAGATTCAACTAAATCGCTTCATACTGTTAACTACATCCATTCGGTGGATACAGATTACTCAAATTGATTACCGCTATCAAATAATATGTTAGGTACATCGTAAATCTACAAAAACAATTCTGTTGAAGTGGCAAAATACTCTCTGTGACAGGTCAAAAAACCTTTCTCGCGGGAGAAGTAAGACGAGTAGTTATTAGTAGGAGCTTCAGGCCTTTGTCTAGTATAATCAGAAGAACTCGATCGTTTCTGGTTCGATACCATTTAATCAGCCTGTCAATTCGCAATGGCGTATTTCTCGATCATTGTTTGACGTGACTCTTAATTCATGTAGCTCGAATTTCGATCAgaggataattttttcacatgcaacaattgaataataatttttcaatcattacaAAATGGTTTCACATCTGCAGATCTGATTTCGGAATCATAAAAGAATCTATGGAATTGTGTTGCCAAATCTTTTCTCAGACGTTACCGAAACATTATGTTTTCTGCGCGGTGTAAAATCAACCAAACTTTTTggtgtgaaaataatgttggaCGGGATGTATATATTACCCTGAAATTTCGTCGCTATGAACCAATTTTGGACATTTCAACCAAATTTCTTTCCGAGTGTGTGTTTGATTTGCCGAAGGTGGCATTTATCGGCCCGGAACGTCAACCAGAAGATATCAGGGCAATTTAACGCCCGGGGATCAAAAACATCAACTAAAGTCTGCATGAGCTGGTACTGTGCATGAGTGATCCCTCGACAGAAAACGTCGCTTTAATAAAACCCGCGGCCTCTTGTACAGCTCGCCCTTGTAGCATTTATGACGAACGTCAACGGGTACAATGCCTCTCTGAATTTGTAAGGCAGCCATCTTTATTCCTCCATGCGCCACGAGCCGCGAGCCGTGCCTGCAGAACTTTGCAGCCTCCGGCTCCTATGAGGAACCAGCGTTTGTCCTTGGGCACGAAACGACCAGGATAAATCCGGGGAAAGGTCGATCTCTGGCTAGCGTGATGTCGCCGCCTTTTCCTTGCCCTTTTTCTGCCCTCAAAATTACGTCTTCTTCCTCTCCTCGTCTCCTCTCCCGGCGTTTTTACCCCACTCAGTGTTTTGGttctctttttattcattcgtttttgccttcactttcttttttcatcgacaCCGTTTTTGGATTATTATAACCAACATGAGGTGTGGCACGAATATCCGAAGTCACGAATTTCTGCAAAAACGCTGCAGACCACCTGGACGATACCAGGGGCGGTGTAACCACTACCGTAGGTGAGGAGCACTCCACACCTTAGATATATgcagtttcaaaaaattcaatttcaattgtGTCAATCACTTGAATAACAACGACGCTGCTTGATCACTCGGACGTGGTAGCTATAATCCGTAGTCACCAAGATATAGCTGAAGAATTAGATCTCGACTTTCTGATGAACGAATTCATCAACCCCAACAACTGCAGAAAAGCAACTTTCGGTACATCGAAGTGAAATGAACGTGTACTTTATTATATGGGACAGATTCATAAGTTTAACAGTGTTATCTTATGCTAGTCCAAATTATGCTAAACCCCACCACCCAGCCCTACACCCAGCTCCATACCTCGGAAATACACGTTCCGCTACCCCTGACCGTATCTTCGTACCTCTGTTTACCACGAGTCTATTAAAGCTACTAATATATTTGTACACATGTTAATTCTTATACGCAACTACGTAATATATTCAGTTGACCCCGGGTCGTTTCCTGCCGCTAGGCATTGTTTCGCAAGTTGGGAATATTGGGGTCATTGACAGATTAGGAATCATTCTAATTATGCAAAACCCAAtctaaaaacatttgaaaagaaactccGTGAACAACATCCAGGATATCAAATTTATTACTAATCAGCAGAATCACGCCTCGTTTATTCGATTTAACATGAGTTTTTTGTTTCGGAGGGCGTTGCTTGGCTAGTGTCAATGCATCCAACATATCAACGACTTTTAATCCCAATCCATGCGAAATATTGCGAAATTCTTTGTTACTTTTTGCGGTGCGTTCGTCAACCTAGTGATCATCTTGTACGTTCTCGAACAAGGCGGAACGCCGTGTtaccaaaatattttccatacgaGCCAAAGAGCGAAGGAATATAAGGCGAGACGAACCATCGAATGGACAATGTAAAAGCTGTAATAAATGCGGaatgaaaatcatatttcagGGTATATTTTGCTTCCGTCGAAATGATCTGCAATCAACGATGATTCGTTGACCGCGATTAATATATCATCAAGGCGGTAACTCGGCACTAATTTTTACTTACTAAATGTATCGTCGTTTCGCTTTGTCTTCATTTCCAGGAGGTTCGTTTAGTAGATACTTTTTGAGACCGCCAACTATACGTATACCATATTTCTCCCAGTCGACTTCTTGCATACTGAAAGGAAATTCCTTCTTGTCCGTAGGCCCAATTCGTTGCCAAAGGCTCCGAACTCGATGAGTTTTGAAGTCCCATTCATTCGTGATAAAATATCCCACGATGATCCACGCATTCCCTAACATAGTCGCAAGCTTTTGCATCCTGAAATAATAAACGATCCTTCAGGCCACGAGTGCGACTCGAACTAAATAAATCGAAACTACATGCAATTACGTTTACTAGGCAAAGACGATACTGGTATCGTTGTTTCAAGCTTACCGCGGCTGTTTTCCTAACAATCTTGCGACGCCGTCAATTACAAACGCCGGCACAGTatgcagaaaaaattgtaatacacTCAAAACAAATCTTGACGTTGTTATGACCATGAAAGGATAGTAGATCAATTGCACTGATGGGTTTTCATTATAATAACGCATGAAATCCCCTATGCACTGGCCGCAAGTGATGGGTTTCTCATTTCCGCCGACATAATTGTAGACAGGAATATTCTCATGGTGCCTGAAAGCAAACGAGTCAAATGTACGTCACCGGATATTTACTAATCCGAAAATTACACAATAACTTTTGAAGCATGCGATACctttatttgtttaattttccatttctgtTAGTTTGTGAAAAGTGTGTGTTCCATAATGCAAATGCATTTATATTTAGATTTTCTATGTATAAAAGGCGGTATGAATCGGCATTCGAAGACGTTACCTTTTTTTAGTGACGGCTGTTTCCCAAGCGGAAGAAATTAAAGCGTTGCAGACATAATCCACTGGAACTAGGTCGATTCTCGCATCAGAATCAAAGAAACCAATGTGATTTAAGCCGAGACCAGATGCACATATAATCGCTGGAAACCCAGCAATGCCAGAAACCCAACCCGGCATCGGCTCCTCGTATGAATTAATTACTaggaaaaattattgtccTCTTTTAACAAGCAATGATTGTAACAACAGcaattggaaaagaaaaatttaacctTCGTTTGATCTCAGTTACAACCCATTCTTGGATTTATGCAAGAGTCGAGTGGAATTTCGGATGCAATGTTCACTTTAGTCATGGTAAGAATAATCATAGAATAAGAATATCACCGATCGATGGTCTAAAAACTGCGAACGGCAATTCTCCAGCGAATTCGGCGACGACACCTTCGCCGATCGCCTTGGTGAAGGTGTAAGTGTTCGGCCATCCTTTCAAGACTCTGCAATTGAACACTTTGATCACCATCCTTAGTCACGCACTCCCACGACAAGCCCGCTTGAAAAACCTACGATTTCGTAACGGATTCGACGTCGCCTTCCGACATCTCGGTGTTCTTCAAGCTTTTGCAGAGGTCGTTCGCCTCCCTGTAGCTCAATGGCGGAACGTACAACTTTTCGTCGATGCTACTGAGAACGCAGTTGCTGTAAGCAGTTGACAGGTGGACGCCGACCTGGAACAGAACAGGGTTAAGGTGATCGCGAGCTGAAACGTTCGGCAGCTGGAAGTGACGGAGACGCCGTGAATCGCGAGGCGAAGTTATAATTCACAGCTGGTGCATCGGCCCCGCTACAAGACGCTGGAAAAATCCTCTCACCGCCAGGTTCTTGCACGCTTTGGCAATGTCCAGCACGTATTTAACGCCGTTGACGTTCAAGGGAATCGCTTTGTCCAGTCTTTCGGTAAAACGCACCGTGGCAGCTGCGTGGAAGATGACGGATACCTGAAAAGAGTTCGGCGCTTTTTAGGGGGCGACAAGTGGATACGAAGAGTCAACGTGCACCCTGCGAACCTCGTCGACGATGCGCTCGCGATCCTCTGCCGATAATCCCAGTCCTTCGGAGGCTACGTCGCCGGCAACTGGAACCAACTTCTTCGAAAAGTCCGGAGAGCTGGTCCGCAAAACGTCGAACACCTGCAGCGAAATACATGCGCGATTTATCGCCAGCTCAGACATTGCAAGAAATTCGGCAAATCTCACCGGTTCGAGGAGCAGAGAATCCATTCGCTCTTGTGTagtttttcctttcttttcgcGGACCAGAAGGTAGACGGTTTCGATTTCTTCACAGCTTCGGAGTAACTTTTCCACCAGTGCCTTACCCAAGAAACCGGTTCCACCTGGCAATTTTTAGTAAATGTAAGTCTCTTTGTCAATTGAACGTGGGCCACAATTCAAAAAAACAATCTCTTTGGTATAATTCAAACAAATGTTTGTCCCTCGAGAAggacattattatttttattttgttatttgaaCGGCACCAACCGGTGATGAAGATGTTTCGACCTGCGTAAAACTGTCGTATTTCTGACATGTTTCTTCTATTGCGGTACCGGAGTAACTCTTTGCGTCGTCGCTAACTTCGCGTTACTTATGGATGAGATACCACGTGCACGAATGTAAATTTGTTAACTATCTCACACACATTTTGTACAATGTGCAAACGAATGCGAATTAAAAATGACAACGTCGTAGCTTCCTGGGTAGAGTCATTGTTTCACAATAGGACCGGAAGATAAAAGTAATTTCCGCTTGAAAACTTGAACTAATTTCTACAATGTCACCGGTGTGGGAACAAGGTGAATCGTGAGACGACACTTTTGCAGGTCAGGCAGAAAATTTGTGGTAGATGAAGATTATTTTTGAACTCCACTTCAAGAATACgcttattaaattgaaacaccATATCAGTCAATTATTCGAATTCTTGTGTAAGATTGATCTCTGCGAAGGGATCATAAAACTAGATCACTTGTCAATTGCTTGGGAATTCCTGTACAGCCATTTTGACCTTAATTTCGGACAATTGGATTCTAAATTTTCCTCTTTACTCACAGATGAGTAATCAAAATCAATGATCAACTGTTAAGTAATGATATATTGAGATCACTTGTTGAGAGGATTGCCATCCCCATGTTTTCCCAATTTTTCAGTTACAGTCGGGAAATGTTTGTATAGTTGTTCCATCTTTACCTGTCCATTTggtatttataaattttagaaCTGATCACTGGTGACGCAATATTTTCTAACACTTGAAGCATACAGCCCAGTGCATAATAAACACATTTGAACGTTGTCAGGTCAGGTGAAAGTACGCAGGAACTTCGGTGACGACGATCGgggaaaattgaattcttttttcatcaagaATACACGTTGCAAGGTTCAACTGAATCCTGCCAATTCATGATGAAGTATCTCTGCTGATGTCCGCAGGTGAAGTGGAACTATCGGACGGAAATTTATGGCTCCTCAAATAGTACGGAAAATCCATGAAATGCTCTCTAGATCATCCACAGAATCAAGGTGCTGACGACTCCCGTATGAAGACGGTAGAGAGTGAAACATACGAAAGGATCTGATCTATGAATAGTCAATGATTCTTTCACAGTCGGCGCGATGaatgcactgagagaaaaaataaagtaccGCGACCTGACCGCAAGGTTGGACAAACCTCGCTGCAGCAACAGACATTTGGCTTACGAGTCAAGTGCTCGAATGTGGATTCATTAAAAGTCACGTTATCTCGTTAATTACGCGAAGGATTCGCCcccaaattttcattcattcaaatttgaaatattttatttgctTCATCTGTATTATACAGTTAGAATGACAAAAACAAGGTAGTGAAACTAATTCGCGACTGCATTTGCAATACTCAGGTACCTGAACGCAGAGTCCGAGACACTTCGATTAGTTTCTGTATTTGTTTTACAGTTGGACGCTAATTGCGTGATACAATGAATATTTCAATCGGAGAGCAGAGAAGAATCTCAAGGGGTCAAGAGTTACTTTCCCGGGcctaattcaaattttttattcaaaggcATAGGATGCAAGAAACACTTTCAATGATACAACTAGGTTGAAGGTACCTTGGGAGTTTCTACGTAATCTCCGTTTATTCGATTAAAATAACATGGGTATAATCACTGAATTATTGGATATTTAATATCATGGAATTCAGGACTCGCATAAATTGAAAGGACGGTAGAATCAAATCCTCGTTTAAGATTTATACTGAACGAGATTTGATATTTATCATTTGTCTGCGTGTGATTTATGAAATCTACATCTTGTTTCTATCTGGTTTCATACTAATCGATTAATCTGTGAATCTGAACTATTTCGGAAATATCGTTACACGCACGCTTTATTTAAAAAGGATAAACCCAATGGATGCAGGCAGGGAGACTGCACTTATGCATTGATACGCGCTGCATTCATCAGTTTGTTATTTACAACACGCGTATCCCCGTCAGCTGTATGTGCATACATCTGTCCCTTGTACGATATAACACTATTAGAAActtttgtaaattataatatttcatcattAATAAATATCTATCAACCCTGCATTTATTGTAACGCCGCATCCTGAAAGGTTATGTTCTGACACTTTTCAAGTCGTATCTGGTATCATCGTGACTCTGTTAAGTAACATCACGGAATAAACATCTTTGCGTAGATTGAGTCAATCGCTATCAAAGACCAACTCAATTCAATTTGCGGTCAAGGTGCCACATTCGTCGTAAATACGATAGTCGTTTTTTCGGTCCGTGTTCATTTTATGCAACTACCTACTCAAATGTACGATAAAAACGGATGTAGTAGGAAAATCTGTAAATATAATCTCAGTAACCGTATCCAGGGTCGGGTGAAATCGCTACAGTAGACGTGGAGCACTCCACACCTCAAAATTTAGTAGCTGTGGAATTCCACACCTCGGATATctgcaatttcaaaaaattcaattttgtgtCAATTACTTGAATATTATCGACGCTGCTTGATCACTCGGACGTGGTAGCCATAATCCATAGTCACCAAGATATAGCTGAAGAATTAGATACCGACTTTCCGATGAACGAATTCATCAACCTCAACAACTGCAGAAAAGCAACTTTCGGTACATCAACGTGAATCGAAAGTGTACTTTTTATAGAACAGACTGAAAAGTTTAACGGTGTTGTTTTATGCTGAACCAAATTAACCTCCCCACACCTACACTCAGCTCCACACTTCGGAAATATACAATCCACCGCCCCTGGACGATACTAAATGCTACtttgatcgttttttttttttttttaactttcatagttttttttttcgtggtGTAATGATTAAAACAGGATAATTTACCCTCTAGTTTGGCGTTTCACGTGCAGCTATTCGTAgcatggaaaatatttttcgtaaaacaGAATTTCGATATGCCTGTTTAAACTTACTTACTATAGCAGGTGTTACCGGTTTTTTCAGGATTAATCAGATTCgttaaaactttttcacaaCGATATAATTTGGTCTAATATTATACGGGATTGAtcacttgtttctttttaaCCATAATGATGAAGTTTGGCGTGGAAAACGAACTGGTACACAAAAAATATGCTTCGAAAAAGAGAGTGGCAACAATCcgtaataaaataactaaaaagTAGGAACTTTTTTCCGTCATAGATACCAGcgcgatattttttacttaattAAAACAGCGAACCTGAGTTCTCTGGGTGAACCGTATCATATTCCGAGCTcctgatgaataaaaaattgaattttatcctCAGCCGGCGAGCGACGCGAGCTGTGATATGATTGAATATGAGCTGGCGATGTTGGTAACCCATCGGGCTTACAGGCTGGACTAGCGGTCGAACCGTTCGATCAAATAGACGCTCCGAAAATTGTTCATTCGCACAGagacaaaatttcattgttcatAGTTACTAGAAAATCTAGTGAAATAGATATCGTTACAATAATGATGgttcaaatattatttgaatttaaagtAAATATGATTACACGTAATTATTTACTGAAATTATACTTGTCAATGGTTATTACAGCATTGAATCAGCTAGTAGGTAAGCTtactgcgtttttttttttcttttcatccaaTAAATCCTTAACATCAATTTTCGTTGCACCAACTGCGAATTATCACGATAggtacaagaaaatatagttcgATTTCTgattacagctaaaaaactcattttcacTCTGATACCCAGTActgcatttttttcttatcgcaAAAACTTGTAAAAGCTGGTAACCGCAGCTCGAAATCTCTCTTATTGTTAACTTGGCCGAAAATTCGACTATTTCATCGTAGTCATGGACGCTTCTGACTATGAGACGGCCAATCAAGTTGGCCACCGCGATTTACCCTACAGGGATTCGGTTACCACCGACCAGACCGGGTCGGTAAGGCAATGTATCCCACTATAGGCGCTTTGCAATATTGATGATGTGTTCTTCGCGATAGGGAGCGAGAGAGTCAAAGCAACGCAACACAGGCTCCCGGAGAGCGTGGGCTTATTGAAAACACGAAGCCCGTCGTGTGTTTAAACGG
The Neodiprion lecontei isolate iyNeoLeco1 chromosome 3, iyNeoLeco1.1, whole genome shotgun sequence DNA segment above includes these coding regions:
- the LOC107226166 gene encoding fatty acyl-CoA reductase wat; this encodes MSEIRQFYAGRNIFITGGTGFLGKALVEKLLRSCEEIETVYLLVREKKGKTTQERMDSLLLEPVFDVLRTSSPDFSKKLVPVAGDVASEGLGLSAEDRERIVDEVSVIFHAAATVRFTERLDKAIPLNVNGVKYVLDIAKACKNLAVGVHLSTAYSNCVLSSIDEKLYVPPLSYREANDLCKSLKNTEMSEGDVESVTKSVLKGWPNTYTFTKAIGEGVVAEFAGELPFAVFRPSIVINSYEEPMPGWVSGIAGFPAIICASGLGLNHIGFFDSDARIDLVPVDYVCNALISSAWETAVTKKRHHENIPVYNYVGGNEKPITCGQCIGDFMRYYNENPSVQLIYYPFMVITTSRFVLSVLQFFLHTVPAFVIDGVARLLGKQPRMQKLATMLGNAWIIVGYFITNEWDFKTHRVRSLWQRIGPTDKKEFPFSMQEVDWEKYGIRIVGGLKKYLLNEPPGNEDKAKRRYIYFYIVHSMVRLALYSFALWLVWKIFW